Proteins from a single region of Dioscorea cayenensis subsp. rotundata cultivar TDr96_F1 unplaced genomic scaffold, TDr96_F1_v2_PseudoChromosome.rev07_lg8_w22 25.fasta BLBR01002186.1, whole genome shotgun sequence:
- the LOC120257560 gene encoding receptor-like protein EIX2: MDLSNNALTGDIPEELASLYGLQSLHLASNHLEGEIPDKLGRLQQLESLDLSRNKLLGSIPSTFSNLTSLSDFNVSYNKLTGRIPSGNQFNTLTDPSIYIGNHLCGFPLTDNCTKGGGPNQEKPSDHGNEEDDGNQMVWMYIGSLSGFAVGFWTIWGVLIFKKKWRYAYFRHTDTTCDNIHVWVVVNFVRMKSKIMSKSNH; encoded by the coding sequence ATGGACCTCTCCAACAATGCGTTGACAGGGGACATCCCTGAAGAGCTTGCAAGTTTGTATGGTCTGCAGAGTTTGCACCTCGCCAGCAACCACTTAGAAGGTGAGATCCCAGACAAGTTGGGTCGGTTACAACAACTTGAATCACTAGACTTGTCAAGAAACAAACTCCTTGGGAGTATACCTTCCACATTCTCAAACTTGACATCCTTAAGCGACTTCAATGTATCGTATAACAAATTGACAGGAAGAATACCATCAGGCAACCAATTCAACACCTTGACAGACCCCTCCATTTACATTGGTAATCATCTTTGTGGATTCCCTTTGACTGATAATTGTACTAAAGGTGGTGGACCAAATCAGGAAAAGCCAAGTGATCatggaaatgaagaagatgatggtaATCAGATGGTATGGATGTACATTGGATCCTTGTCAGGATTTGCAGTTGGATTCTGGACTATCTGGGGTGTCTTGATCTTCAAAAAGAAGTGGAGATATGCCTACTTTCGGCACACAGACACTACTTGTGACAATATCCATGTCTGGGTTGTTGTCAACTTTGTGAGGATGAAGAGCAAGATCATGTCAAAGTCAAACCACTAG
- the LOC120257564 gene encoding receptor-like protein EIX2, with translation MSVLLYALLVFLFGRALHRSDAAALFVPKITEHAAGNSIESERMALLDFKKSISDPNNRLSSWAMGQDCCSWEGVRCDNITGNVIGLELGEHDLQLKGEISPSLLQLQHLNYLDLSHNYFYGTTIPSFISQLKELRYLDLSYSYFSGPIPASFGNLSNLLTLDLSENVLFISDPVDHEWLSHLTSLQHLYMSGVTFGSNSSSKSLFLALNKLPAIEEIGLSRCQFESIPLSIPPSKLLNLEHLDLSNNHIRSSNSSATGIAKKHKQSFDANLDGDIPDWMGDIKNLKGISSSVPDWFWNLISVNLTSLSMSENQIEGMLPKFSTSIQWKTIDLSSNRFYGPLPGFLGSSISSINLSNNSFSGSISHMIAENMLALSRNPFSSVYLSMNKLNGTVPSSLCPIKGLQSLGISDNNLSGELPDCWWNSTKLSQLDLSNNKLTGGIPDSISYASQLMQLRLSHNKLSGEIPASLKDCSQLDVLDLSYNNFTGSIPIWVGESLSRLVVLILRSNTFIGHIPEEISQLQICTNP, from the exons ATGTCTGTCCTGCTATATGCACTGTTGGTGTTCCTATTTGGGCGTGCTTTGCATCGCAGTGATGCAGCAGCTCTTTTTGTTCCCAAGATTACTGAACATGCTGCTGGTAATAGCATAGAGAGTGAGAGAATGGCACTTCTTGACTTCAAGAAGAGCATTTCTGATCCAAACAACAGGCTCTCATCTTGGGCGATGGGACAAGACTGCTGCTCATGGGAAGGAGTCCGTTGTGACAACATCACTGGCAACGTTATTGGACTGGAACTTGGGGAGCATGACTTGCAGCTGAAAGGTGAGATCTCTCCATCTTTGCTTCAACTTCAACACTTGAATTACCTTGACTTGAGTCATAATTACTTCTACGGAACAACCATTCCGTCATTCATCAGCCAGTTGAAGGAGTTGAGATACCTTGACCTCTCTTATTCTTACTTTAGCGGACCCATTCCTGCTAGTTTTGGAAATCTCTCCAATTTGCTCACTCTTGATCTGTCGGAgaatgttctttttatttctgaCCCTGTAGACCATGAATGGCTGTCTCATCTTACTTCATTGCAACACTTGTATATGAGTGGTGTCACCTTTGGGAGTAACTCATCTAGCAAAAGCTTGTTTTTAGCCTTGAACAAGCTTCCTGCCATAGAGGAGATAGGTCTGTCTCGGTGTCAGTTTGAAAGTATTCCTCTTTCCATTCCCCCATCTAAACTTCTCAA CCTTGAACATCTAGATCTCAGTAACAATCATATTCGGTCCAGTAATTCTTCTGCTACTGGCATAGCCAAAAAGCATAAGCAGTCTTT CGATGCCAATCTTGATGGAGATATACCAGACTGGATGGGGGACATCAAGAATCTCAAGG GAATCTCGAGCAGCGTCCCAGACTGGTTTTGGAACCTGATCAGTGTCAATCTTACGAGTTTGTCCATGTCTGAAAATCAGATTGAGGGAATGCTCCCCAAATTCTCAACTTCCATTCAGTGGAAAACTATTGATCTTTCTTCCAATCGGTTCTATGGACCTCTACCGGGTTTTCTGGGTTCATCCATCTCCTCCATAAATCTTTCCAATAATTCATTCTCAGGTTCTATCTCTCACATGATAGCAGAGAACATGCTGGCTCTGTCACGCAATCCATTTTCCAGTGTCTACCTCTCAATGAACAAATTAAATGGCACCGTTCCCAGCTCATTGTGTCCAATCAAGGGACTTCAAAGTCTTGGTATCTCGGATAACAATTTATCTGGTGAGCTACCTGATTGTTGGTGGAATTCAACTAAGTTATCGCAGTTGGATTTGTCAAACAACAAGTTGACTGGAGGTATACCTGATTCAATATCTTATGCTTCTCAACTAATGCAACTTCGATTGAGCCACAACAAATTATCTGGGGAAATCCCTGCCTCATTGAAGGATTGCAGTCAACTTGATGTTCTTGATCTCAGTTACAACAACTTCACTGGAAGTATACCAATTTGGGTTGGAGAAAGTCTATCAAGATTAGTTGTTCTCATCTTAAGATCAAATACCTTTATTGGTCACATCCCAGAGGAAATTTCTCAACTCCAAATATGTACAAATCCTTGA
- the LOC120257565 gene encoding receptor-like protein EIX2 gives MPVFLYLLPLLLLLLVFGLAVICSDAAALVPNVEHPTNCIESERVALFYFKKNIIDPYNNLSSWVGHACCSWHGVQCDNTTGNIVGLALGQQGSVIFHLQGGEISPTLLALQHLNYLDLSGNDFRGTNVPSFISHFKQLKYLNLARAGFGGPVPSSFGNLSSLQTLDLSDNYGVYVDDPSHQWLSHLTSLQHLVFSGVTFSSHSSNSLFLALNKLPSINEIRLSGCQLQSIPPSIPHLNFSSLLFLDLSFNSINFPVFDLSYNSTNFPVPPWLFNLKSLEYLDLSNNIFGSSISADYLSSNFSTVLPKGIGNLCNLKTLDLSNSNMGMRLAELNFTGCIKDSLTHLHLSDANLDGDIPDWMGDIKDLKVLDLSENSLSGSLTSSIVRLSLLETLNLFSNKLNGTLPVEIGKLTELESLDLGENQMRGAITEAHFSNLQKLNVLRMQSNSFVFNVSSNWIPPFLLQELRIRSCSVGSEFPTWLQTQHKLNVLDISNTGISSTVPDWFWNLVSVNLAEMYMSENQIEGMLPKFSTSMQLNTIDLSSNRFYGPLPGFLGSSISYINFSNNSFSGAIPDSISYLPQLAQLRLSHNKLSGEIPAILKNCSQLEVLDLGYNNFTGSIPIWVGKSLSRLVVLILRANTFSDHIPQELSQLKYLQILDLSRNNFSGPIPVSFGNLSAMQSLFNSDLLWYGILGVQDTIMVASNGKEKEYSQRLLPYVKIMDLSNNVLTGGIPQELASLYGLQSLHLAGNQLEGEIPDKLGQLQQLESLDLSRNKLSGSIPSTFSNLTSLSDFNVSYNDLSGKIPSGNQFNTFTDPSIYTGNHLCGFPLTDNCTKGGGPIPTEPSDHGNEEDDDKEMVWMYIGSLSGFAVGFWTIWGVLIFKKKWRYAYFRYTDTSCDNIHVWVVVNFARMKSKIMSKSNH, from the exons ATGCCTGTTTTCCTATACCTGCTGCCTCTGCTTCTACTACTACTAGTATTTGGACTTGCTGTTATATGCAGTGATGCAGCAGCACTTGTTCCCAATGTTGAACATCCTACAAATTGCatagagagtgagagagtggCCCTTTTTTATTTCAAGAAGAACATTATTGATCCATACAACAATCTCTCTTCCTGGGTAGGACATGCCTGCTGTTCTTGGCATGGTGTTCAATGTGACAACACAACTGGCAACATTGTAGGACTGGCCCTGGGCCAGCAGGGATCAGTAATTTTCCATCTGCAGGGAGGTGAGATCTCTCCAACTTTGCTTGCTCTTCAACACTTGAATTATCTTGACTTGAGCGGGAATGACTTCAGAGGAACAAATGTTCCATCATTCATCAGCCATTTCAAGCAGTTGAAGTACCTCAACCTTGCCAGAGCTGGCTTTGGAGGACCTGTTCCTTCAAGTTTTGGAAATCTCTCTAGTTTACAGACTCTTGACCTCTCAGATAATTATGgagtttatgttgatgatcCTTCTCATCAATGGCTTTCTCATCTTACTTCATTGCAACACCTTGTTTTCAGTGGTGTCACCTTTAGCAGTCACTCATCCAATAGTTTGTTTCTAGCTCTGAACAAACTTCCTTCCATAAATGAGATACGTCTGTCTGGGTGTCAGCTTCAAAGTATTCCTCCTTCCATTCCCCATCTGAACTTCTCATCTCTCTTATTTCTTGATCTCTCGTTCAATTCCATCAATTTCCCAGTTTTTGATCTCTCGTACAATTCTACCAATTTCCCAGTGCCTCCCTGGTTATTCAATCTCAAAAGCCTTGAATATCTAGATCTCAGTAACAATATTTTTGGGTCATCTATCTCTGCAGATTATTTGTCCAGTAATTTTAGTACTGTCTTACCTAAAGGCATAGGCAATCTTTGTAACCTGAAAACTCTTGATCTGTCCAACAGCAACATGGGAATGAGACTAGCAGAACTCAATTTTACTGGGTGTATTAAGGATAGTCTGACTCATTTGCATTTAAGCGATGCTAATCTTGATGGAGATATACCAGACTGGATGGGGGACATAAAAGATCTCAAGGTCCTTGATCTCTCAGAAAACTCACTCTCCGGCTCTTTGACTTCATCCATTGTGAGACTCTCCCTTTTGGAGACATTAAAtcttttttcaaacaaattaaatggCACTTTACCAGTGGAAATTGGAAAACTTACAGAGCTGGAAAGTTTGGATCTTGGTGAGAATCAGATGCGCGGTGCTATAACTGAAGCACACTTTTCTAATCTGCAGAAGTTAAATGTGCTTCGTATGCAGTCCAATTCATTCGTTTTCAATGTGAGTTCTAACTGGATTCCACCTTTTCTTCTCCAAGAATTGAGAATCAGGTCTTGTTCAGTGGGCTCAGAATTTCCAACATGGCTCCAGACGCAACACAAGTTGAATGTACTTGACATATCTAATACAGGAATCTCAAGCACTGTCCCAGACTGGTTTTGGAACCTGGTTAGCGTCAATCTTGCAGAGATGTACATGTCTGAAAATCAGATTGAGGGAATGCTGCCCAAGTTCTCAACTTCCATGCAGCTGAATACCATTGATCTTTCTTCCAATCGGTTCTATGGACCTCTACCAGGTTTTCTGGGTTCATCCATCTCCTACATAAATTTTTCCAATAACTCATTCTCAG GAGCTATACCAGATTCAATATCTTATCTTCCTCAACTAGCTCAACTTCGCTTGAGCCATAACAAATTGTCTGGGGAAATTCCTGCCATACTGAAGAATTGCAGTCAACTTGAGGTTCTTGATCTCGGTTACAACAACTTTACTGGAAGTATACCAATTTGGGTTGGAAAAAGCTTATCAAGATTAGTTGTTCTCATCTTAAGAGCAAATACCTTTAGTGACCACATCCCACAGGAACTTTCTCAACTAAAGTATCTACAAATCCTTGATTTGTCACGCAATAATTTTTCAGGTCCCATCCCTGTGAGTTTTGGCAACCTCAGTGCCATGCAAAGCCTTTTCAATTCTGATCTTTTATGGTATGGTATTTTAGGAGTCCAAGATACAATAATGGTGGCATCCAACGGGAAAGAAAAGGAATATTCCCAGCGTCTTCTTCCATATGTGAAAATCATGGACCTCTCCAACAATGTGTTGACAGGGGGCATCCCTCAAGAGCTTGCAAGTTTGTATGGTCTACAGAGTTTGCACCTCGCAGGAAATCAGTTAGAAGGTGAGATCCCAGACAAGTTGGGTCAGTTACAACAACTTGAATCACTAGACTTGTCAAGAAACAAACTCTCTGGGAGCATACCTTCAACCTTCTCAAACTTGACATCCTTGAGCGACTTCAATGTATCTTATAACGACTTGTCAGGGAAAATACCATCAGGCAACCAGTTCAACACCTTCACAGACCCTTCCATTTATACTGGTAATCATCTTTGTGGATTCCCTTTAACTGACAATTGTACTAAAGGTGGCGGACCAATTCCGACAGAGCCAAGTGATCatggaaatgaagaagatgatgataaagaGATGGTATGGATGTACATTGGATCCTTGTCAGGATTTGCAGTTGGATTCTGGACTATCTGGGGTGTCTTGATCTTCAAAAAGAAGTGGAGATACGCCTACTTTCGGTACACAGACACTTCTTGTGACAATATCCATGTCTGGGTTGTTGTCAACTTTGCGAGGATGAAGAGCAAGATCATGTCAAAGTCAAATCACTAG
- the LOC120257561 gene encoding receptor-like protein EIX2 produces the protein MALIIHVLLLLGFAVQIKEDLGISHAKAFLVSSAEHPPANCIESERMALVDFKKHINDPNNKLSSWAGRYCCSWEGVRCDNTTGNVIGLDLRNRIPYYQRAGDIFLYSPRHNGSLGGKISPSLLHLQHLKHLDLSRNYFSVTSIPAFISQFKELRYLNLSKSVFHGPIPASLGNLSSLHTLDLSYNGVYDDPAHQWLSRLTSLQLLDMSGVDFGSSSSSSTLFQALNKLPSIKEIRLAECELGSIPLSIPHLNFSSLTVLDLSENSINSSVPGWVFNLTELEYLDLSYNYFHGKLSSRLASMASLETLILAMSGFSDENGIPESIGSLCCLKTLDLSGWNISQRLAEFRNVFSGCLRNSLTDLHLSSANLKGDVPDWIGDIKNLKVLDFMFNSLFGSLPSSLAKLSHLEELLLHMNQLNGTLPEEIGQLAELVNIGLSGNQLSGVITEAHFARLEKLDALDMTGNSLVFNVSSNWIPPFHLKTLRIRSCSVGLEFPSWLRKQSRLHVLDMSYTGISEAIPDWFWNLTQNLYTLDLSHNLIEGIISKSLSFDQIDKIDLSCNLFYGPFPQFHSATLAILDLSNNSFSGFIPLNIADYMSNLFYLSLTRNNLGGTVPSSMCQMKKLAGLFLSKNKLINKLPDCWSNSSALVVFDAGDNHLSGSIPDSLCQVPALQSLHLGDNVLSGEFPVSLKNCTQLYALDLSDNSFSGSIPTWLAESLSGLGILSLKSNTFIGYIPAEISQLTSLQILDLSSNNLSGPIPRSLGNFSTMKVPHKGGSRLVVVQTYEESLLLNLKGRQDTYTSKLLSLVKMIDLSNNHLSGVIPEELASLYGLQGFNLSRNYLHGEIPAKFGQLQQLETLDLSRNHFSGSIPATLSNLTFLAHFNVSYNNLSGRIPSGNQFNTFTDPSIYIGNHLCGFPLTDNCTKGGGPNQEKPSDHGNEDDGDDEMVWMYIGSLSGFAVGFWTIWGVLIFKNKWRYAYFRYTDTTCDNIHVWVVVNFVRMKSKIIS, from the coding sequence ATGGCTCTAATAATTCATGTCCTGCTTCTTCTAGGGTTTGCTGTGCAAATCAAGGAAGACCTTGGTATAAGCCATGCGAAGGCTTTTCTTGTTTCAAGTGCTGAACATCCTCCTGCTAACTGCATAGAGAGTGAAAGAATGGCCCTTGTTGATTTCAAGAAGCACATCAACGATCCAAACAACAAGCTCTCTTCTTGGGCAGGACGATATTGCTGTTCCTGGGAGGGTGTTCGCTGTGACAACACAACTGGCAACGTCATAGGACTGGACCTCAGGAACAGGATTCCATACTACCAAAGAGCAGGTGACATCTTCCTTTATTCTCCACGTCATAATGGCTCCCTGGGTGGTAAAATATCTCCATCTTTGCTTCATCTTCAACACTTGAAGCACCTTGACTTGAGTAGGAACTACTTCAGCGTAACAAGCATTCCAGCATTCATCAGCCAGTTCAAGGAGTTGAGGTACTTGAACCTTTCCAAATCTGTTTTTCATGGACCCATTCCTGCTAGTCTTGGAAATCTATCCAGTTTGCATACTCTTGATCTTTCATACAATGGTGTTTATGATGATCCTGCTCATCAATGGCTTTCTCGTCTTACTTCGTTGCAACTATTGGATATGAGTGGTGTCGACTTTGGTAGTAGCTCATCCAGTAGTACCTTGTTTCAAGCTCTGAACAAGCTTCCTTCCATAAAGGAGATACGTTTGGCTGAATGTGAACTCGGAAGCATTCCTCTTTCCATTCCTCATCTCAACTTTTCATCTCTCACTGTTCTTGATCTCTCTGAGAACTCCATCAATTCCTCGGTACCTGGTTGGGTGTTCAACCTCACAGAGCTCGAGTACCTTGATCTCAGTTACAACTATTTTCATGGCAAGCTCTCTAGTAGGTTAGCGAGTATGGCCTCCCTAGAGACGCTCATCTTGGCAATGAGTGGTTTCAGTGATGAAAATGGGATTCCTGAAAGCATAGGAAGCCTTTGTTGCTTGAAAACTCTGGACCTATCTGGATGGAACATCAGTCAGAGACTAGCTGAATTTCGTAATGTTTTTTCTGGTTGTCTTAGGAATAGTCTCACTGATTTGCACTTAAGCTCTGCTAATCTGAAAGGAGATGTACCAGATTGGATTGGGGACATCAAGAATCTTAAGGTTCTTGATTTCATGTTCAACTCACTATTTGGCTCTCTGCCTTCATCTCTAGCAAAACTCTCTCATTTGGAGGAACTACTGCTTCACATGAATCAATTGAATGGAACATTACCAGAAGAAATTGGACAGCTTGCAGAGCTTGTAAATATCGGTCTGTCAGGCAATCAGTTGAGTGGTGTTATAACCGAAGCACACTTTGCTCGGTTAGAGAAATTAGATGCACTTGATATGACCGGTAATTCCTTGGTTTTCAATGTGAGTTCTAACTGGATCCCTCCTTTTCATCTCAAAACTCTACGAATCAGATCTTGTTCTGTAGGCTTGGAATTTCCATCTTGGCTTCGGAAACAGAGCAGGTTGCATGTCCTTGATATGTCTTATACTGGAATCTCAGAGGCCATCCCTGACTGGTTTTGGAATTTGACTCAGAACCTATACACATTAGATCTATCTCATAATCTGATAGAGGGGATCATATCCAAATCCTTATCTTTTGATCAAATTGACAAGATTGATCTTTCTTGCAACCTGTTTTACGGACCATTCCCACAATTCCATTCAGCAACATTAGCAATACTAGATCTATCAAACAACTCATTCTCAGGGTTTATCCCTCTGAACATTGCAGATTACATGTCAAACTTGTTCTATCTTTCTCTGACAAGGAATAACTTGGGTGGCACTGTCCCATCCTCAATGTGCCAAATGAAGAAACTGGCAGGTCTTTTTCTCTCCAAAAACAAGTTGATCAATAAGCTCCCTGATTGTTGGTCGAACTCCTCTGCACTGGTTGTTTTCGATGCTGGAGACAACCACCTTTCCGGAAGCATACCTGATTCTTTATGTCAAGTTCCAGCTCTTCAATCACTACACTTGGGTGACAATGTTTTGTCAGGTGAATTCCCTGTTTCCCTGAAGAACTGCACTCAATTATATGCACTTGATCTCAGTGACAACAGTTTCAGTGGAAGCATACCAACTTGGCTAGCAGAAAGTTTATCAGGCTTGGGTATTCTCAGCTTGAAGTCAAACACCTTTATTGGTTACATCCCTGCAGAAATTTCACAGCTCACAAGTCTTCAGATACTTGATTTATCAAGCAACAATCTCTCTGGTCCAATCCCCAGAAGCCTAGGCAATTTCAGTACCATGAAAGTGCCTCATAAGGgcggttcaaggctggttgttGTCCAGACTTACGAAGAAAGCTTGTTATTAAACCTCAAGGGAAGACAAGATACGTACACTAGCAAGCTTCTCTCACTTGTGAAAATGATAGACCTCTCAAACAATCATTTGTCAGGGGTCATCCCTGAAGAGTTAGCAAGTCTCTACGGTTTGCAGGGTTTCAACCTTTCCAGAAACTATTTGCATGGTGAGATCCCAGCCAAATTTGGTCAATTGCAGCAGCTGGAAACACTGGACTTGTCAAGAAATCACTTCTCAGGGAGCATACCTGCAACTTTATCAAACTTGACATTCCTGGCTCACTTCAATGTATCATATAACAACTTATCAGGAAGAATACCATCAGGCAACCAGTTCAACACCTTCACAGACCCTTCCATTTACATTGGTAATCATCTCTGTGGATTCCCTTTGACTGACAATTGTACTAAAGGTGGCGGACCAAATCAGGAAAAGCCAAGTGATCATGGAAatgaagatgatggtgatgatgagatGGTATGGATGTACATTGGATCCTTGTCAGGATTTGCAGTTGGATTCTGGACCATCTGGGGTGTCTTGATCTTCAAAAACAAGTGGAGATATGCCTACTTTAGGTACACGGACACAACTTGTGACAATATCCATGTCTGGGTTGTTGTTAACTTTGTGAGGATGAAGAGCAAGATCATATCATAG